Proteins found in one Rhodobacter capsulatus SB 1003 genomic segment:
- a CDS encoding anaerobic sulfatase maturase — translation MAKPIGPRCNLACDYCYYLEKEALFPPGHRFRIDDAVLTRFLADYIASQSAAGLREIAFAWQGGEPMLMGLDWFRRLVALQARLCPPGHRISNLIQTNGTLITEAWAGFFAEQDFLVGLSLDGPPERHDAARPDRRGRPSSAAVLRGLERLQRAGARVNLLTVVSRANVADPVAVYRYLAGLGPEFLQFIPAHERLLPDGRRAGPPGRDDRGAVLAPFCITGAEYGRFLCAIFDDWIARDVGRIFVQHFDEMLGLLLGEPAGLCVFAETCGTALALEQDGGLFPCDHYVYPAFRLGNIKARPVGELAALPKARAFGRDKQAGLCATCRACAWRLACHGGCPKHRTAPEPGGPGRINHFCDGYRMFLDHAAPRLRRIGALIAAGRPAAAIMAEV, via the coding sequence ATGGCAAAGCCCATCGGGCCGCGCTGCAATCTGGCCTGCGACTATTGCTATTACCTTGAAAAGGAAGCGCTGTTTCCGCCCGGCCATCGCTTTCGCATCGACGATGCGGTGTTGACCCGGTTCCTTGCCGATTACATCGCCAGCCAGTCCGCCGCCGGTCTGCGCGAGATTGCCTTTGCCTGGCAGGGCGGCGAGCCGATGCTGATGGGGCTCGACTGGTTTCGCCGCCTCGTCGCGCTGCAGGCCCGGCTTTGCCCGCCCGGGCACCGGATCTCGAACCTGATCCAGACGAATGGCACGCTGATCACCGAGGCCTGGGCCGGGTTCTTCGCCGAACAGGATTTTCTGGTCGGCCTCAGCCTTGACGGCCCGCCCGAGAGGCATGATGCGGCGCGGCCGGATCGGCGCGGGCGGCCCTCCTCCGCGGCGGTGCTGCGCGGGCTCGAGCGGTTGCAGCGGGCCGGGGCGCGGGTCAATCTGCTGACCGTGGTCTCCCGGGCGAATGTCGCCGATCCGGTTGCGGTCTATCGCTATCTGGCGGGGCTCGGGCCGGAGTTCCTGCAGTTCATCCCGGCGCATGAGCGGCTTTTGCCCGATGGCCGCCGCGCAGGGCCGCCCGGGCGGGACGACAGGGGGGCGGTGCTGGCGCCGTTCTGCATCACCGGGGCGGAGTATGGCCGGTTTCTCTGCGCGATCTTCGACGACTGGATCGCCCGCGATGTCGGCCGCATCTTCGTGCAGCATTTCGACGAGATGCTGGGCCTGCTGCTGGGCGAACCGGCGGGGCTGTGCGTCTTTGCCGAAACCTGCGGCACGGCGCTGGCTTTGGAACAGGACGGCGGGCTGTTCCCCTGCGATCACTACGTCTATCCGGCGTTCCGGCTGGGCAATATCAAGGCCCGTCCGGTGGGGGAACTGGCGGCGCTGCCAAAGGCGCGGGCTTTCGGCCGGGACAAGCAGGCCGGGCTTTGCGCCACCTGCCGCGCCTGTGCTTGGCGCCTTGCCTGCCATGGCGGCTGCCCGAAGCACCGCACCGCGCCCGAGCCGGGCGGGCCGGGCCGGATCAACCATTTCTGCGACGGCTACCGGATGTTTCTGGACCATGCCGCGCCGCGGCTGCGCCGGATCGGCGCTCTGATCGCCGCGGGCCGCCCGGCCGCCGCGATCATGGCCGAGGTCTGA
- a CDS encoding choline ABC transporter substrate-binding protein translates to MTFSIACRTGLSVAFLLSGAAMALADDGSCATIRMSDPGWTDITATNAVASVVLTGLGYAPEVKTLSVPIGYESMKNGEIDVFLGNWMPAQQKFIDDLTAADAVDHLAQNLTGAKFTLAVPTAAAAKGVTDFADLAAHGDDFDHKIYGIEPGAPANANIQKMIDGNDFGLRDWELVESGEQAMLAQVDRAVKEGKGIVFLAWAPHPMNANFDLTYLSGGDAYFGPDFGGATVHTLARKGWAGACPNAGKLFSNLVFELGMENALMGSILGGTDARVAASDWIKAHPEVLGPWLDGVTTLDGQPGEAAVKAALGL, encoded by the coding sequence ATGACCTTCTCCATCGCCTGCCGCACGGGGCTTTCCGTGGCATTCCTTCTGTCCGGCGCCGCGATGGCGCTGGCCGATGACGGCTCCTGCGCGACGATCCGGATGTCGGACCCGGGGTGGACCGACATCACCGCGACGAATGCGGTCGCCTCGGTGGTGCTGACGGGCCTTGGCTATGCGCCCGAGGTCAAGACGCTGTCGGTGCCGATCGGCTATGAATCGATGAAGAATGGCGAGATCGACGTGTTTCTGGGCAACTGGATGCCGGCGCAGCAGAAATTCATCGACGATCTGACCGCCGCCGATGCGGTCGATCATCTGGCGCAGAACCTGACCGGGGCGAAGTTCACGCTGGCCGTGCCGACGGCCGCGGCGGCCAAGGGCGTGACGGATTTCGCCGATCTGGCCGCGCATGGGGATGATTTCGATCACAAGATCTATGGCATCGAGCCGGGGGCGCCCGCCAATGCCAATATCCAGAAGATGATCGACGGCAATGATTTCGGGCTGCGGGACTGGGAACTGGTCGAATCGGGCGAACAGGCGATGCTGGCGCAGGTCGATCGCGCGGTGAAGGAGGGCAAGGGGATCGTCTTCCTCGCCTGGGCGCCGCATCCGATGAATGCCAATTTCGACCTGACCTATCTGTCGGGCGGGGATGCCTATTTCGGCCCCGATTTCGGCGGGGCCACGGTGCATACGCTCGCCCGCAAGGGCTGGGCCGGGGCCTGCCCGAATGCGGGCAAGCTGTTTTCGAACCTCGTGTTCGAGCTGGGGATGGAGAACGCGCTGATGGGATCGATCCTTGGCGGCACCGATGCCAGGGTGGCGGCCAGCGACTGGATCAAGGCGCATCCCGAGGTTCTGGGCCCCTGGCTGGACGGGGTGACGACGCTCGACGGCCAACCGGGCGAGGCGGCGGTCAAGGCCGCGTTGGGACTGTAA
- a CDS encoding choline sulfate utilization transcriptional regulator, whose translation MRRVDLGWMRVFVEVGRAGSLSEAAHRLNITQPAVSYQIRRAEGEFGVALLLRKARGVELTPEGRALHDILTRAVTQVDALAEALRPQPRRKTLRLCTDYAFSSLWLMPRLHLFRAAHPELELQIVALQHAGTRAEGEMAVVFASRAELGPEAVQIMPEAVVPVCAPALRAGLPDGVLPDAPLIHLDAEPGAIWFDWTSYQRTLPRARDPRRARGDLRCNTYALVIEAALAGQGVALGWRGLVDRLLARDQLVEAGPELTNPDRGYFLVANAPHDAGAEALCSWLRAEAGLPSG comes from the coding sequence ATGCGACGGGTCGATCTGGGCTGGATGCGGGTCTTCGTCGAGGTCGGGCGGGCGGGCAGCCTGTCCGAGGCGGCCCATCGCCTGAACATCACCCAGCCCGCGGTCAGCTATCAGATCCGCCGCGCCGAGGGGGAATTCGGGGTCGCCCTGCTGCTGCGCAAGGCCCGCGGGGTGGAGCTGACGCCCGAGGGGCGGGCGCTGCACGACATCCTGACCCGCGCCGTCACCCAGGTCGATGCGCTGGCCGAGGCGCTGCGCCCGCAGCCCCGGCGCAAGACGCTGCGGCTTTGCACCGATTACGCCTTTTCCAGCCTTTGGCTGATGCCGCGGCTGCATCTGTTCCGCGCCGCCCATCCCGAACTGGAACTGCAGATCGTCGCGCTGCAACATGCCGGAACACGGGCCGAGGGCGAGATGGCGGTGGTTTTCGCCTCCCGCGCCGAGCTGGGTCCCGAGGCGGTGCAGATCATGCCCGAAGCGGTGGTGCCGGTCTGCGCCCCCGCGCTGCGCGCCGGTCTGCCCGACGGCGTGCTGCCCGATGCGCCGCTGATCCATCTGGATGCCGAACCGGGGGCGATCTGGTTCGACTGGACCTCTTACCAGCGTACCCTGCCCCGGGCCCGCGATCCGCGCCGCGCGCGCGGGGATCTGCGCTGCAACACCTATGCGCTGGTGATCGAGGCGGCGCTGGCCGGGCAAGGCGTGGCTCTGGGCTGGCGCGGTCTGGTGGATCGGCTGCTTGCCCGCGATCAACTGGTCGAGGCCGGGCCGGAACTGACCAACCCGGACCGGGGCTATTTTCTGGTCGCAAACGCCCCGCACGACGCCGGGGCAGAGGCGCTCTGCTCCTGGCTGCGGGCCGAAGCGGGTCTGCCCTCAGGTTGA